CAGCGGTACGCCCAGTGATTTTGCCGTCATTAAAAACTATCACCTTTGCATCTTGTGGTAAGCCTAACTCTTTAGTGTGAATGACTGGCATATCCGTGATGACTGCGCCAGGAACATTTTTTGCTAAGTCATAAGCGGTGGCTAAATCTTTTACCAGCGTAACATTGTTTCCATAAAAAACAGACTCCACCATTGTTTTAAAGCTTGAGAATAAATGATTATCAGGGTTAATAGCCTGATGTGAATAAGTGCCAACAGTTGCCATTTGTTCTCCTCCCATCGTCTATATTAAAATTAAAGTGTTTACATGATAATAAATTAATTATAATACAACGTTGGTTTCTTGTCTTTTCATTTCCTTAAAAAAATTTTAATATGCAAATTCAGATATTCCTTCTTGCCGCAATAGCGCAACTTTCATCTCTATTCCGCCACGATAGCCCGTTAAGCGCCCGTTCTTTCCAATAATGCGGTGACAAGGTACAACAATCATAATCGGATTACGACCGACGGCATTGGCTACTGCCCGCACGCCTTTTTCATTACCGACTTGTTGCGCTAATTCACTGTAGGCAATGGTCTTACCATAAGGGACCGTTACTAATTTTTGCCACACTTGCTTTTGAAAATCGGTTCCCACAAAAGCCAAAGGAAAATTAAATTCTTCTAATTGACCATTAAAATATGCTGTTAATTGTTCTTTTACGTCCTGACTGCTCCCAATATCTTCCGTTATCGGCCAGCCTTTAAAAAACTTCGTCAACTCTTTTTTTGCTACCGCTGCCGTGCCAATATAACAAACGCCGGCTTTAATGCGACCAACGACAAAATCATGGCCGCTACAAGTAAAACGATCCATCACAATAGTTTCCATCTTTTTCACCTCATTGTTATTGTACCTTGAATGTTGAAGAATTACTCTTCTTATGTTTTTGGCTAAATTTCATTTTTACGTTATACTAAACCCACTAAAAATAAAAAAAAGAGACGAAATAATGACTTTACAAGATAAACTAAAAAATTTACCAGAAACACCCGGAATATACTTAATGAAAGATACCCATGACGCTATTATTTATGTCGGTAAAGCGAAAAATTTAAAGCGACGCGTTCGCTCTTATTTTCAAAAAAATCAACAACATACCAAAAAAGTCCAACGTATGATTTTCAATATTGCTGATTTAGAAATTCGTCCAGTTGATACAGAATTAGATGCACTATTATTGGAATGTCGCCTAATCCAAGAAATTCATCCTCATTACAATCGCATTATGAACTATTATCAAAATTATTGTTACGTTGACTTTACTAAAACGGGGCCGATCTTAACTGATATCCCCACTAAAACCAGCTTGGGCCCTTTTCGTCAATATAAAAAACTGCCTCAAATTTTAGCGTTACTATCAGAAACGTACTTGTTGCCAAATGTAAATAATGTAACAAAAAAAATGATTCTTCAACAATTGCCCACAGTGGAACAAACACCACTCTCGGAGCGTCTAAAAAATTGCCAACAATTTTTTGCCGGTAAAAAGACAAACTTGTTCAATTTATTAAACGCCCGCATTGCTTACAGCGCCAAGCAGCAAAATTTTGAACACGCGCAGTTGATAAAAGAGCAATTAGAACTTTGCCAACATTTCTATCATTACCTGCTGCAGCGCAATGAATTCTGTCAAAAAAAGCAATTGACGCTAAAACTTCCCTTAGGAGACGACAGAGAAAAAATTTATTTTATCGCTTATGGCGTCATTGTAGATACACAGATAAAAAAAAGCAGCCCAGCTGTCACTTTTCCAGACAAAAAATTTTCACCTGTAATCTTACAAAAAGCAGACGTTGACCCTTTGGATATTTTAAGAAGCTATTATGCCCGCTATCACTAGGCTCATTTTAATTTTCCTTTTACTTGATAATCAAAAAGACCAGCCCAAAAAATCTTTTAGATTTTTTGGGCTGGTCTTTTATTTATTTATCCCGCGTATCCATAATGATGGTTACCGGTCCATCATTGATTAAAGAAACTTGCATATCGGCGCCAAATTCACCCGTTTCTACCTCAAGTCCCTTTTGACGCAAACCATCGTTAAATGCCTCATACAGCGGAATGGCCTGCTCTGGCCGCGCCGCTTTGACAAAACTCGGACGATTTCCTTTTTTTGTATCAGCATATAACGTAAATTGTGAAATGCTCAAAATACTACCAGAAATAGCATCAATGCTTAAATTCAGCTTACCTGCTTCATCTTCAAAAACACGCATCATGGCAATTTTACGCACTAAATAGTCCACATCTTCTTTTGTATCTTCTTCATGAATGCCAAGTAAAATCATAAACCCTTGATTAATTTCTCCAACGATTTTTTCATCAATTGCCACGCTGGCTGATTTTACCCGCTGTATAACTGCTCTCATTTTCTACCCCTTTGTTCGTCTGACACTGTAAACTTCAGGAATTTGTTTGATTTTATCAACAATCTGTTTCAAATGTGTTAAGTTCTGAATACCCACGGTAATGCGAATCGTTGCCATTTTATCTTTATTTGATTTGGCTTTTACACTTTGCAGGCGTTTGGTCATAGCGTTAACTGTTTGCAAGACATCATTTAAAAGACCCGAACGATCGTAACCATAAATTTCTAGATCGGCATCGTATTCTTTAGAATTATTGGAAGTATCTTCCCACTCTACTTCAATGAGCCGTTTTTCAGCCGTTGGAGTGTTGACATTGGGACAATCCCGGCGATGAATCGAAATTCCCCGACCTTTGGTGATATAGCCGACGATATCATCGCCTGGCACTGGATTACAACAACGACTGATTCGAATGAGTAAATTATCTGCGCCTTCAATTACGATACCGCCATCATGACGAACTTTCATACGGTCTTCTTTTTTAGTCGCCGGCTGATTCATCATTTCTTGCACTTTTTGCTTTTCTTTTTCTTCTTTTTTCTGACGGCGTTCTTCTTCTGTTAAGCGATTTGCGACAGTTGTCGGACTAACTTCACCATAACCAACAGCAGCATACAAATCATCTTCTGATTGATAATTAAAACGTTCCAAAAGATCTGCCATTTTGTTTTTGTTCATATAATCTTTTGGTAAAAATTCCATTTCTTGCAATGTCTTATACACTGCATCATGACCTTTTTGCACATTTTCTTCTCGATCTTGTGCTTTAAAGAAGCGTTTAATTTTATTTTTGGCTTTACTTGTGGCAACAAATTTTAACCAGTCACGACTCGGTCCAAAAGAATTCGGTGAAGTTAGAATCTCAACGATATCGCCGTTTTTCAGTTTATAATCCAACTGCACCATCTTGCCATTGACCTTTGCACCAGTGGTCTTATTGCCAACATCTGTATGAATGCTGTAGGCAAAGTCTAGTGGTCCAGATCCTTGGGGTAATTCCGTTACATCCCCTTTTGGTGTAAAGACGTATACTTTATCGCTAAAAATGTCCCCTTTAACACCTTCCATGAATTCTGAAGCGTCATAGCTTTCATCTTGTAGTTCCAAAATTTCTCTAAACCAACTAATTTGGTTCGTCATTTTATCTGGTTTTACTTTGTCTGTCTTACCTTCTTTATAGGCCCAGTGTGCTGCCACCCCAAACTCTGCAATTTCATGCATTTCATGGGTTCTAATTTGAATTTCAACAGGATTGCCTTTAGGACCAATAACGGTCGTGTGTAACGACTGATACATATTGGCTTTTGGCATCGCAATATAATCTTTAAACCGACCTGGCATCGGCTTCCATTTTGTATGAATGGTCCCTAAAACAGCATAACAGTCTTTAATCGTATCTACGATTACGCGAATTGCCAACAAGTCATAAATTTCTTCAAATTTTTTCTTTTGATCTACCATTTTGCGATAGATGGAGTAAATGTGTTTGGGACGACCATAAATTTCCGCGTAAATGTCTAACTCTTCTGTGGCCACCCGAATTTCTTCCACTGTTTCGGCCACGTAAGCTTCCCGTTCATCTCGTTTTGACTGCATTAAATGAACGATACGGTAATATTGCTGTGGGTTCAAATACCGCAAAGCCGTATCTTCTAGTTCCCATTTAATTCGACTAATCCCCAAACGATGAGCTAACGGCGCATAAATCTCCAATGTTTCTTTGGCAATTCGGCGCTGCTTGTCTTCTCGCAGATGTTTTAATGTTCGCATATTGTGCAAGCGATCTGCCAATTTGACCATAATAACTCGCAAGTCTTGTGCCATGGCAATCAACATTTTACGGTGATTTTCAGCTAGTTGTTCTTCATGGGATTTGTATTTAATTTTCCCCAGTTTTGTGACGCCATCCACTAACATCGCCACATCACTACCAAAATCTCGTGTCAAATCGGCTAAAGTTATGGGTGTATCTTCTACCACATCATGCAAAAATCCTGTTGCAACGGTATGTGGGTCCATATGCAATTCAGCTAAAATCCCCGCAACTTGAATGGGGTGAATAATGTAAGGTTCGCCAGATTTACGAAATTGTTCCTTGTGAGCTTCCGTGGCATAATCCAATGCTTTTTGCACAAAGGCCACATGTTCTGGGCTCATATATTGACTAACTAAACGAATCACACCGGGGCCTGTTACGATTTCATCTTTTGCCACAAGCATACCTCTTTTCTTTTGAAAAACTTTGTAAAAAATCATTTTTAGCTACTAAGGCGAAGTCTTGATTTACTACGTCGAATTATTCAAAATTTCGCCTTAATATCCTCAAAAACCACTAAAAAAAACAAGCAAACTTTAATTTAAACTCGCTAAATTTTGGTTTAAATTATTTTTCATTTTATGAAGAAAAGTACCGACAATAAAGCGGTACTTTGCGAATAATTAGGCTTATTATACACTAGAAACTAGCGAGATTTCAATTGCTTAAAACTTGCTTAAAACTCCCTTAATTCTGCCGTTAAATCCAAATTAGCTAAAGTTAAAACACCAAAACTATCAGCGCCACTTAAAATTAACTCTTGAAGCTGTTCGCTTGTTACACTGGTTAAATTGATTTGTAGCTTGACAGTTTTACCCGCGTCATAATCAAAAATTGTCGCATCGTGCTTGGCATTGTCAAAAGAATCCCCTTCACCTAAGATTAAATGGTGCCAGCCCAACTCTTTAATTTGTTGGGCAATTTCGATTTTTTGCAATTCTTTTAAGTTGCGGCTGTCTACCCGGAGGCGTATTTCACCCCACGCCATTGCTAAAGATTGTAATGTTTTGTTTAGCTCTTTTGCTTTTGCACTTTGTTGAATGAGCATCGTAGGTGAAACAGTAATTTCCAAAAAATCGGCGCCACTTTGAAATGCTTTGCCAACCTCAAAAGCTTTTTTTGCAATCGTACCATTGCCTAAAGGATAGTCAATTACCGTACCAATTTCAATGGATGTCTTCGCTAGAAGCTGTTTTGCCCGCTCCAAATGATTAGGCAAGACAACAATTTCTTTTAAAGGCTTGTTCTGTAATGACAAAAGTTGATCTTTAAAATCCCAGTCTGTCATCGTCGGATCAACCAAACGTAAACTGATAATCTCACTAACTTTCATAAGCTCACCTCTTTACAATAATTCCCAC
The DNA window shown above is from Enterococcus montenegrensis and carries:
- a CDS encoding methylated-DNA--[protein]-cysteine S-methyltransferase — translated: METIVMDRFTCSGHDFVVGRIKAGVCYIGTAAVAKKELTKFFKGWPITEDIGSSQDVKEQLTAYFNGQLEEFNFPLAFVGTDFQKQVWQKLVTVPYGKTIAYSELAQQVGNEKGVRAVANAVGRNPIMIVVPCHRIIGKNGRLTGYRGGIEMKVALLRQEGISEFAY
- a CDS encoding GIY-YIG nuclease family protein, whose translation is MTLQDKLKNLPETPGIYLMKDTHDAIIYVGKAKNLKRRVRSYFQKNQQHTKKVQRMIFNIADLEIRPVDTELDALLLECRLIQEIHPHYNRIMNYYQNYCYVDFTKTGPILTDIPTKTSLGPFRQYKKLPQILALLSETYLLPNVNNVTKKMILQQLPTVEQTPLSERLKNCQQFFAGKKTNLFNLLNARIAYSAKQQNFEHAQLIKEQLELCQHFYHYLLQRNEFCQKKQLTLKLPLGDDREKIYFIAYGVIVDTQIKKSSPAVTFPDKKFSPVILQKADVDPLDILRSYYARYH
- the dtd gene encoding D-aminoacyl-tRNA deacylase, coding for MRAVIQRVKSASVAIDEKIVGEINQGFMILLGIHEEDTKEDVDYLVRKIAMMRVFEDEAGKLNLSIDAISGSILSISQFTLYADTKKGNRPSFVKAARPEQAIPLYEAFNDGLRQKGLEVETGEFGADMQVSLINDGPVTIIMDTRDK
- a CDS encoding RelA/SpoT family protein — translated: MAKDEIVTGPGVIRLVSQYMSPEHVAFVQKALDYATEAHKEQFRKSGEPYIIHPIQVAGILAELHMDPHTVATGFLHDVVEDTPITLADLTRDFGSDVAMLVDGVTKLGKIKYKSHEEQLAENHRKMLIAMAQDLRVIMVKLADRLHNMRTLKHLREDKQRRIAKETLEIYAPLAHRLGISRIKWELEDTALRYLNPQQYYRIVHLMQSKRDEREAYVAETVEEIRVATEELDIYAEIYGRPKHIYSIYRKMVDQKKKFEEIYDLLAIRVIVDTIKDCYAVLGTIHTKWKPMPGRFKDYIAMPKANMYQSLHTTVIGPKGNPVEIQIRTHEMHEIAEFGVAAHWAYKEGKTDKVKPDKMTNQISWFREILELQDESYDASEFMEGVKGDIFSDKVYVFTPKGDVTELPQGSGPLDFAYSIHTDVGNKTTGAKVNGKMVQLDYKLKNGDIVEILTSPNSFGPSRDWLKFVATSKAKNKIKRFFKAQDREENVQKGHDAVYKTLQEMEFLPKDYMNKNKMADLLERFNYQSEDDLYAAVGYGEVSPTTVANRLTEEERRQKKEEKEKQKVQEMMNQPATKKEDRMKVRHDGGIVIEGADNLLIRISRCCNPVPGDDIVGYITKGRGISIHRRDCPNVNTPTAEKRLIEVEWEDTSNNSKEYDADLEIYGYDRSGLLNDVLQTVNAMTKRLQSVKAKSNKDKMATIRITVGIQNLTHLKQIVDKIKQIPEVYSVRRTKG
- a CDS encoding beta/alpha barrel domain-containing protein, with translation MKVSEIISLRLVDPTMTDWDFKDQLLSLQNKPLKEIVVLPNHLERAKQLLAKTSIEIGTVIDYPLGNGTIAKKAFEVGKAFQSGADFLEITVSPTMLIQQSAKAKELNKTLQSLAMAWGEIRLRVDSRNLKELQKIEIAQQIKELGWHHLILGEGDSFDNAKHDATIFDYDAGKTVKLQINLTSVTSEQLQELILSGADSFGVLTLANLDLTAELREF